The following are encoded in a window of Halalkalicoccus jeotgali B3 genomic DNA:
- a CDS encoding polysaccharide deacetylase family protein has translation MSNTDQSEERDSNGTTRRSFLGGIGVSSGTLLFGTQSNVGLFSDLKSKRNRDTQILKRPSDSRTRWQYAGWMKDSFENLSEWDVVAGSMTADTSTSHVGDQAAKLSTSGKEVRIETSISSTNFSNYDVSIAAKLKESNADIEVRLCDSHGEYVVYRSPLRANDGWLQSNMGVSSETSDVDITDIQTIQVQFIAENEGIEGWVDNLRYHPKPDGAQCVLTFDDSTISHYEKAYPIMQEFGFSGFASLPTYYHENDAQLDMMSGVAETDQDPMTVDQMRELQRQGWEFGSEMKTHSQTADLSEEEVREEVRDSKQWLVENEFIGNVPAITYPYGSHDETVLDITAGYYGMGRIVDDTLNRATLTNPLHISGHSVYSDNISRTKELIDLAVKHNQTAVLNFHGLDEYGWQPGGEMSSSDFREVLEYLYNKGPSSIPTVSYSNWWNNLDQLHSNV, from the coding sequence ATGAGCAACACTGATCAGTCCGAAGAAAGAGACTCCAACGGTACTACTCGACGATCGTTCCTTGGCGGAATTGGTGTGAGTTCGGGTACCCTCCTGTTTGGGACACAATCCAACGTTGGTCTATTCTCCGACCTAAAATCGAAGCGTAATAGAGACACACAAATCCTGAAGAGACCGTCTGATTCACGCACACGGTGGCAATACGCTGGTTGGATGAAGGACAGCTTTGAGAACCTCTCCGAGTGGGATGTAGTGGCAGGATCAATGACTGCGGATACGTCAACATCACATGTTGGAGATCAAGCAGCGAAACTCTCCACATCCGGCAAAGAAGTGCGGATTGAGACATCAATTTCCTCAACTAACTTCAGTAACTACGATGTATCGATCGCTGCCAAACTAAAGGAATCAAACGCCGATATTGAGGTCCGTCTGTGTGATAGTCACGGAGAGTACGTAGTATACCGAAGCCCGCTGCGGGCGAATGACGGATGGTTACAGTCGAATATGGGTGTTTCCAGCGAGACATCAGACGTGGATATTACCGATATACAAACAATTCAGGTTCAGTTCATCGCAGAAAATGAAGGTATAGAGGGGTGGGTAGACAATCTCCGTTATCATCCAAAACCAGATGGTGCTCAGTGTGTACTGACATTTGATGATAGCACTATCAGCCACTACGAAAAAGCATATCCCATTATGCAAGAATTCGGATTTAGTGGCTTCGCTAGCCTTCCGACATATTACCATGAGAACGATGCCCAATTAGATATGATGTCGGGCGTAGCCGAGACAGATCAAGACCCCATGACGGTTGATCAAATGAGGGAACTGCAGAGACAGGGATGGGAGTTCGGATCTGAGATGAAAACTCACTCCCAGACTGCAGATCTCTCGGAGGAAGAGGTTCGTGAGGAAGTAAGAGATTCAAAGCAATGGTTGGTCGAGAATGAATTTATCGGAAACGTGCCAGCTATAACATATCCATATGGAAGTCATGACGAGACAGTTCTCGATATCACCGCTGGATATTATGGGATGGGGCGGATCGTTGATGATACCTTGAATCGTGCTACTCTGACAAATCCGCTCCACATTAGTGGGCACAGTGTATATTCTGATAATATTTCACGTACCAAGGAGCTCATCGATTTAGCCGTGAAACACAATCAAACAGCAGTGCTCAATTTCCATGGATTGGATGAGTATGGCTGGCAACCGGGCGGCGAAATGAGTTCTAGTGATTTCCGAGAGGTTTTAGAGTATCTCTACAACAAGGGGCCAAGTAGTATTCCAACCGTCTCATATTCGAACTGGTGGAATAATCTAGATCAATTACATAGCAACGTGTAG
- a CDS encoding sodium:solute symporter family protein, whose translation MNTVVIGIIAVYLLVTLTIGWAGYVRTGSTPTEYFLAGNTLGVVVFPLTMFATLMSAFIFLGSAGWGYQHGMAWFALLGVEALAGIPLALVGLKVWRIGRQRGYLTPTEYVGDAYDSTTVKLLILGVQFVWAIPYLSIQAMGGGLLFETITEGAITFTQGAILLTLVTTIYLGLGGLRSVAWSDVLQGIAMVVLLVAAFLYLFPTLEPAGTTAMLAETSNHLEPSGDLGFFTPGVWVSFLLMNTMAIIAYPQMFQRFLAADGERAFRSLLIWWPVMVIVAALVPVLLGVWGVVTMPGLDSPDTILPALLAEYTPVWIFGIIMGGALAAMMSTADSLVLTLSSLVSHDLYRAHLAPAASDRRETWVGRLTAVGLLIGGLALALPQQGTIIDLAIYFIQGNALLLPAYIAPLYWSRVTATGAIASVVLGQGYFLAATFGSAPSFIFMPFLPALVLACSGLVLGSLLSPEPEPTEFTALLES comes from the coding sequence GTGAATACCGTCGTCATCGGCATCATCGCCGTCTATCTCCTCGTGACGCTAACGATCGGCTGGGCTGGCTACGTCCGCACCGGATCGACGCCCACGGAGTACTTCCTCGCGGGCAACACGTTGGGGGTCGTGGTGTTTCCTCTCACGATGTTCGCAACACTCATGAGCGCCTTCATTTTCCTCGGGAGTGCCGGCTGGGGCTATCAGCACGGGATGGCGTGGTTCGCTCTGTTAGGTGTTGAGGCACTTGCCGGGATTCCGCTTGCACTCGTCGGGTTGAAAGTCTGGCGCATCGGCCGCCAACGAGGGTATCTCACCCCGACCGAATATGTCGGGGACGCGTACGACAGCACGACAGTGAAGCTCCTGATCTTGGGAGTGCAGTTTGTCTGGGCGATTCCGTATCTCTCCATTCAGGCGATGGGAGGAGGGCTCCTGTTCGAAACAATCACAGAGGGAGCAATCACGTTCACCCAGGGAGCTATCCTCCTAACGCTTGTCACGACTATTTATTTGGGTCTGGGTGGGCTCAGAAGCGTCGCCTGGTCAGACGTCCTTCAAGGTATTGCGATGGTCGTCCTGCTCGTCGCCGCCTTCCTCTATTTGTTTCCGACGCTGGAGCCCGCGGGGACGACCGCGATGCTCGCCGAAACCTCGAACCACCTCGAACCCAGCGGCGATCTCGGATTCTTCACGCCCGGCGTCTGGGTTTCGTTTCTGCTGATGAATACGATGGCGATCATCGCGTACCCACAGATGTTTCAGCGATTTCTGGCGGCCGACGGCGAACGGGCATTCCGATCGCTGTTGATCTGGTGGCCAGTGATGGTCATCGTGGCCGCACTAGTCCCGGTCCTGCTGGGGGTGTGGGGTGTCGTGACGATGCCTGGACTGGACTCTCCCGATACGATCCTCCCGGCGTTGCTCGCGGAGTACACCCCGGTGTGGATCTTCGGTATCATCATGGGTGGGGCGCTAGCTGCAATGATGAGTACCGCCGATAGCCTCGTACTGACGCTCTCTTCATTGGTATCTCATGATCTGTACCGGGCCCATCTCGCCCCGGCCGCGAGCGATCGTCGTGAGACCTGGGTCGGCCGTCTTACGGCCGTCGGCTTGCTAATTGGGGGGCTCGCACTTGCCCTGCCCCAGCAAGGAACGATCATCGACCTCGCGATATACTTCATTCAGGGGAACGCTCTCCTCCTACCGGCGTACATCGCCCCGCTGTACTGGTCGAGAGTGACTGCAACCGGCGCGATCGCGTCAGTCGTGCTCGGCCAGGGGTATTTCCTCGCGGCTACATTCGGCTCTGCACCCTCGTTTATATTCATGCCGTTCCTCCCAGCACTCGTGCTTGCATGTAGCGGTCTCGTTCTCGGATCGCTTCTCTCCCCAGAACCGGAGCCGACAGAGTTCACCGCCCTCCTCGAATCATGA
- a CDS encoding penicillin acylase family protein, with the protein MADDNSSQQGREADQLGTWPLSRRAFGGLTAGTLGAIQLGGLAAAATKNTPEKHDSICYEVEGLKESAEILVDQWGVPHMYAEDVQDVAFVQGFNAARDRLWQIDLWRRRSSGELSEVFGEEWIEHDRGAHLFSYRGDIDEEWDAYGPDAETIATGFANGVNAFIDQTEENSDLLPVEFKALDYEPRRWEPEDIVRMRVHAITLNVSSEVQRAITLREFGEDVERVRQWLNPEDWEIEIPDGLDLDLIPEDVLDVFEAATMSHTSVSFDEDDIRNPEVLDDLSVLTNSGGSTGTDPSGKSDQMNEKEEIPSASNNWVVGPELTETGRPILANDPHRAHNVPSLRYIAHISSPEFDVIGAGEPGLPGISIGHNGNTAFGLTIFYIDQQDLYVYETNPDDPNEYRYEDDWESMDVETETFEIRDGEDQEVELKFTQHGPVIYEDPDENIAFAVRTVWTDPGTTAYFGGIGYMRAENIDEFQDAMEGELTPGMQGWGAPPENQVAADTDGNIGWFPGGRTPVRPNWDGLLPVPGDGRYEWDGYQHQSNLPREVNPDRGWIATANHFNLPDDYPVDDPPIGFEWVAPYRYQRIAEVLSEFDEENTHSLEDSTDLQTDFLSIPIRIITEALAETDPNEDRLVEARDWLTAWDAVLDADSGEAALAEVWFEKHLQEAVTIELIGKEAFDHIGTGDVRVLLEAVEEPEQRFGNDPVATRDELLLSTLADALDEVEELLGENRDEWAWGDLKKAFFEHAMSSGVDEEAAESLNVGPEPMGGSGYTVWNANYNDDFQLTSGASWRMVIDVGGWDNSLAMSVPGQSGDPESPFYDNLLEMFVNGEYFPLLYTREAIQDACTKKIELAPQATDD; encoded by the coding sequence ATGGCAGATGATAACTCATCTCAACAGGGGAGAGAAGCAGATCAACTCGGCACATGGCCACTCTCACGCCGTGCATTCGGCGGACTTACTGCCGGTACGCTCGGAGCGATCCAGCTGGGGGGGTTGGCCGCTGCTGCCACCAAAAACACGCCAGAGAAGCACGACTCAATCTGTTACGAAGTCGAGGGATTAAAAGAATCCGCGGAGATTCTCGTCGATCAGTGGGGTGTGCCCCACATGTACGCCGAGGATGTCCAAGACGTCGCGTTCGTACAGGGATTCAACGCTGCGCGCGATCGCCTCTGGCAGATTGATCTTTGGCGCCGGCGTTCGTCAGGCGAACTGTCCGAGGTATTTGGTGAGGAATGGATCGAGCACGATCGTGGTGCGCACCTCTTCAGCTATCGCGGTGATATCGATGAGGAGTGGGACGCCTACGGGCCCGATGCAGAAACTATCGCCACCGGGTTTGCCAACGGCGTTAACGCGTTCATCGATCAAACCGAAGAGAATTCTGATCTGCTGCCAGTCGAGTTCAAGGCACTCGATTACGAACCACGACGCTGGGAACCAGAAGACATCGTTCGGATGCGTGTCCATGCGATTACGCTCAACGTCTCAAGTGAGGTCCAACGAGCGATCACGCTCCGGGAGTTCGGCGAGGATGTCGAACGGGTCCGCCAGTGGCTCAACCCCGAAGATTGGGAAATCGAAATCCCGGATGGACTCGATCTCGATCTCATTCCTGAAGATGTTCTCGATGTTTTTGAGGCGGCGACCATGTCCCATACGAGTGTTTCATTCGACGAGGACGACATTCGGAATCCCGAGGTACTTGACGATCTCTCGGTCCTCACGAACAGTGGCGGTTCGACTGGTACGGATCCGTCTGGCAAATCGGATCAGATGAACGAGAAAGAGGAGATCCCATCTGCAAGTAACAACTGGGTGGTCGGACCCGAACTCACTGAAACAGGGCGGCCGATTCTCGCGAACGACCCGCACCGCGCTCACAACGTTCCCTCACTGCGATATATCGCGCATATCAGCTCCCCTGAATTTGACGTCATTGGAGCGGGCGAGCCGGGGCTTCCGGGGATTTCGATCGGTCACAACGGGAATACAGCGTTCGGACTCACGATCTTCTATATCGACCAGCAAGATCTGTATGTCTATGAGACGAACCCAGATGATCCAAACGAGTACCGCTACGAGGACGACTGGGAGTCCATGGACGTGGAAACGGAAACGTTCGAGATCAGAGACGGCGAGGATCAAGAAGTCGAACTGAAGTTCACTCAACATGGGCCGGTGATTTACGAGGATCCCGACGAGAATATCGCATTCGCGGTCCGAACTGTCTGGACAGATCCCGGCACGACGGCCTACTTCGGTGGGATTGGATATATGCGTGCTGAGAATATTGATGAGTTCCAAGACGCAATGGAGGGCGAACTCACACCAGGCATGCAGGGATGGGGCGCGCCGCCGGAGAATCAAGTTGCTGCCGACACGGATGGAAATATCGGATGGTTCCCAGGCGGGAGAACACCCGTTCGGCCCAACTGGGATGGGTTGCTACCAGTCCCTGGGGACGGCCGCTATGAGTGGGATGGCTACCAACATCAGTCCAATCTACCACGAGAGGTCAATCCTGATCGAGGTTGGATTGCGACCGCTAACCACTTCAATCTCCCTGACGACTATCCGGTAGACGATCCGCCAATCGGCTTTGAGTGGGTAGCGCCATATCGGTACCAGCGAATCGCAGAAGTTCTCAGCGAATTTGACGAGGAGAATACGCACTCGCTTGAGGATTCGACTGACCTTCAGACGGATTTCCTCTCAATTCCCATTCGGATCATTACCGAAGCGCTTGCTGAAACCGACCCGAATGAAGATCGGTTGGTCGAAGCTCGCGACTGGCTTACAGCGTGGGATGCTGTTCTTGATGCTGATTCGGGCGAGGCAGCCTTGGCAGAAGTCTGGTTCGAGAAGCACCTCCAAGAAGCAGTGACCATTGAACTCATCGGGAAAGAGGCGTTTGATCACATTGGGACGGGTGATGTCCGCGTCCTTCTTGAGGCAGTTGAGGAGCCCGAGCAACGCTTCGGCAATGATCCAGTTGCCACTCGTGATGAGCTGTTACTTTCGACACTTGCTGATGCACTTGATGAGGTTGAGGAGTTACTTGGCGAGAATCGAGATGAGTGGGCATGGGGTGACTTGAAGAAGGCGTTCTTCGAGCATGCAATGTCGTCTGGTGTCGATGAAGAGGCTGCCGAATCGCTAAACGTTGGACCAGAGCCAATGGGAGGAAGCGGGTACACCGTATGGAACGCCAACTACAACGATGACTTCCAATTGACCTCTGGCGCATCGTGGCGGATGGTTATCGATGTTGGCGGATGGGATAATTCACTGGCAATGAGTGTGCCTGGTCAATCTGGTGATCCTGAAAGCCCGTTCTACGACAACCTACTCGAAATGTTCGTCAACGGTGAGTACTTCCCACTACTCTATACCCGTGAGGCTATTCAAGACGCTTGTACGAAGAAAATCGAACTCGCCCCACAAGCCACGGATGATTAA
- a CDS encoding RNA-guided endonuclease InsQ/TnpB family protein has translation MKNVLLELTSNLCVRAYSKAVEALKSTVAEWKKGNSRPLPRFSDPSAVYDKRTLTIKDRSATLSTVNGRVAVEYVLGDYQRSYLDDDNYEKRMGTLHYREDEGAFYLHIVLLKEVEQREGNRVMGVDLNLKNVAVTSTGAFFDGGELLWGQNHYFRVRRSLQAKGTRSATQALARLSGRENRFVLDRLHTISRRLVEEADAHDCSYIAVERLTHIRENMDNGNDRIKRQMHNWAFRELQEMLEWKAAEYGISVEPIPPAFTSQTCSRCGHQSSTNRGSDGWFSCNECGQEYDGDYNAAKNIGMKLLTVPEGKRPSGLSHGQLALKSGTLNLSDDSSSAEFRPEEESHGQALSSNASVSER, from the coding sequence CTGAAGAATGTTCTTCTCGAGCTCACATCGAACCTCTGCGTTCGCGCCTACTCGAAAGCTGTCGAAGCTCTCAAATCGACGGTCGCCGAGTGGAAGAAGGGTAACAGCCGTCCGCTCCCCCGATTCTCGGATCCGTCCGCCGTCTACGACAAACGAACGCTAACCATCAAGGACCGTTCTGCGACCCTCTCGACGGTTAACGGACGGGTCGCCGTCGAATACGTCCTCGGTGACTACCAGCGGTCGTACCTCGATGACGACAACTACGAGAAGCGGATGGGGACGCTCCACTACCGCGAGGACGAAGGCGCGTTCTACCTTCATATCGTCCTCCTGAAAGAGGTCGAACAGCGGGAGGGCAACCGCGTGATGGGCGTCGATTTGAACTTGAAGAACGTCGCCGTAACCAGTACAGGCGCGTTCTTCGATGGTGGCGAACTGTTGTGGGGTCAGAACCACTACTTCCGAGTCCGCCGGAGCCTCCAAGCCAAAGGCACTCGGTCCGCAACGCAGGCGCTTGCGCGACTGTCGGGACGAGAAAACCGCTTCGTCTTGGACCGCCTGCATACCATTTCTCGGCGACTCGTAGAAGAAGCCGACGCCCACGACTGTTCGTATATCGCCGTCGAACGGCTAACCCACATCCGTGAGAACATGGATAACGGGAACGACCGCATCAAGCGTCAGATGCACAATTGGGCGTTCCGCGAGTTACAGGAAATGCTCGAATGGAAAGCCGCCGAGTACGGTATCTCGGTCGAACCCATCCCGCCCGCGTTTACGTCGCAGACGTGTTCGCGGTGCGGCCACCAATCGTCTACAAATCGCGGTTCGGATGGGTGGTTTTCGTGCAACGAGTGTGGGCAAGAGTACGACGGCGACTACAACGCGGCGAAGAATATCGGGATGAAGTTGCTAACTGTACCCGAGGGCAAACGCCCCTCGGGGTTGAGCCACGGTCAACTGGCTCTGAAGTCCGGGACGTTGAACCTGAGTGACGACAGTTCGTCCGCCGAATTTCGGCCAGAGGAGGAGTCCCACGGACAAGCCCTGTCCTCAAACGCGAGCGTCAGCGAGCGTTAG
- a CDS encoding amidase family protein — MVGPITQSVTDAARMLDVIAGYDPEDPSTAKGVEHIPDSYTDYLNPTGLDGARIGILRTVFSSGPESDPVVEVAEEAIGDLKALGAKTIEVDAEIDVDELIDSFYVGNFEQQERFNEYLDSLGSGAPIETFEDFVEADEYHESLESGLQAALEIESPTDEPEYFKRLYRRNQFIERLYDIMAADELDAFFFPHQKQLVAEIGDDQ, encoded by the coding sequence ATGGTTGGACCGATCACTCAATCGGTTACTGATGCTGCAAGAATGCTCGACGTTATCGCTGGGTATGATCCAGAAGATCCGTCAACCGCGAAAGGGGTCGAACATATTCCCGATAGCTACACGGATTATCTCAATCCGACTGGCTTGGACGGTGCCCGGATCGGTATTCTTCGAACCGTTTTCAGTAGCGGCCCTGAATCCGACCCAGTCGTTGAAGTCGCTGAAGAGGCTATTGGTGACCTCAAAGCATTGGGCGCGAAAACGATTGAGGTCGATGCAGAGATCGATGTCGATGAACTGATTGACTCGTTCTACGTGGGGAACTTCGAGCAACAAGAGCGGTTCAACGAGTATCTCGATAGTCTTGGATCAGGAGCCCCAATCGAGACGTTCGAAGACTTCGTTGAGGCCGACGAATATCACGAGTCGCTCGAATCCGGATTACAGGCTGCATTAGAAATCGAATCGCCAACGGATGAACCGGAGTATTTCAAACGGCTCTACCGCCGAAATCAGTTCATAGAACGATTGTATGACATTATGGCCGCAGATGAGCTGGATGCGTTTTTCTTCCCGCATCAAAAACAGCTTGTTGCCGAGATCGGCGACGATCAGTAG
- a CDS encoding aldehyde dehydrogenase family protein, translating to MLPVVSSGETETARTMLFEAIGGEPLYEVARTPHVTVHDAVLTAREDGFDALQALPVGTLLDRIATAGQLFVDEGAPAASSTTSCVPFDRYQRSVVKATGLPAGWVRTSAHWLAFGLRHAAESLRAQSPTGALDVYDDPAYTRESDVGLAFTPRVRVLGGMMPSNDPAVYAWPALALAMKIPIVLRPSDRDPLTAIRLARALRGAGVPESAVHVLPGDRSIGKTVCRETDHAIAFGTEDAVGSFRTEPSVETYGPGQSIAVLAREPTEQELDSLARGVLRSAGRACYCLTRIVATGECNGDVLAKRLARRVTELSGPTYGSLIDEQATVPGFAPDTAEQVTNAIRRIPGQDVTAAYCEQHLVERDGIARLRPTVFRTDTLVPELPFQFAGVTDRESDAVVPPDGAYLAVVVGSDDLERTLVRSPAIANVYGGRYPASVDLRETHETYLTSFLYRTTTYDPS from the coding sequence ATGCTCCCCGTCGTCTCCAGTGGCGAGACCGAAACGGCTCGCACCATGCTTTTCGAGGCGATCGGTGGGGAACCGCTCTACGAGGTGGCGCGAACGCCCCACGTCACCGTCCACGACGCCGTCTTGACGGCACGCGAGGACGGCTTCGACGCGTTGCAGGCGCTACCGGTAGGGACCCTGCTTGATCGGATCGCGACCGCCGGACAGCTGTTCGTCGACGAGGGCGCGCCGGCGGCAAGTTCCACTACCTCTTGTGTCCCGTTCGACCGATACCAGCGAAGCGTCGTCAAGGCGACGGGGCTGCCAGCGGGCTGGGTACGGACGAGCGCTCACTGGCTTGCGTTCGGTCTCAGACACGCCGCCGAGTCGCTGCGTGCCCAGTCGCCCACTGGCGCCCTCGATGTGTACGACGACCCGGCCTACACCCGGGAAAGCGACGTCGGGTTGGCGTTCACACCTCGTGTGCGGGTCCTCGGTGGGATGATGCCATCGAACGATCCCGCAGTGTACGCTTGGCCGGCTCTCGCGCTTGCGATGAAGATACCGATCGTCCTCCGACCATCTGACCGTGATCCCCTGACGGCGATTCGACTGGCCCGCGCTCTCCGGGGTGCCGGCGTCCCCGAATCGGCGGTCCACGTGCTCCCAGGCGATCGGTCGATCGGTAAGACCGTGTGTCGCGAGACCGACCACGCGATAGCGTTCGGCACCGAAGACGCGGTAGGGTCGTTTCGGACTGAGCCGAGCGTCGAGACGTACGGGCCGGGACAGAGCATCGCCGTCCTCGCCCGTGAGCCGACGGAGCAAGAGCTAGATTCCCTCGCCCGTGGCGTGCTCCGTTCGGCCGGACGGGCATGCTACTGTCTCACTCGGATCGTCGCGACGGGCGAGTGTAACGGCGACGTGCTGGCCAAGCGGCTCGCCCGTCGGGTCACGGAACTGAGCGGACCGACATACGGATCATTAATCGACGAGCAGGCCACCGTTCCGGGATTCGCCCCGGATACGGCTGAACAGGTAACTAACGCTATAAGGCGTATTCCGGGACAGGACGTCACCGCTGCGTACTGCGAGCAGCACCTCGTCGAACGAGACGGTATCGCCCGGTTGCGTCCGACTGTCTTTCGAACGGATACGCTGGTCCCCGAACTCCCATTCCAATTCGCCGGCGTTACCGACCGCGAGTCCGACGCCGTCGTGCCCCCCGATGGCGCCTACCTTGCGGTCGTGGTCGGGAGCGACGACCTCGAACGAACGCTGGTCCGCTCGCCAGCGATCGCGAACGTGTACGGCGGGCGGTACCCCGCGTCCGTCGATCTCCGGGAAACACACGAGACATATCTCACCTCGTTCCTCTATCGGACGACAACCTACGATCCGAGCTGA
- a CDS encoding AlbA family DNA-binding domain-containing protein, with protein MRLEQETKRLVERFASEPGIESEEFDCKSKEIIESSNGRKKLVKVLSAMANQNGGMVVIGVRKVSNNNLLIQGFSVDSEVVQHITHSALEYTIPPISNLLDINFIEYSGKRLLRIDVGKAREKPVQFKENGDYVPWIRVGDGMDEMTSDQILAFFQAREREEYSLFSSEIEHRVNVKLDIDLQEDVPSLQSPSNWLITTSEGPSMVVFGEAGLSHDFGKSVLYHVEEQVHASSPEEISEIFDVLEQTTGISLLPSRVGYAIKLGDRQVIGRGHRWFVEDLEKIADTIELLEASHGEEPISDVSSNPSPTAVAYVSCAAGIFWIETQWQGDQFSKTKCGFVFTDIPFDDSGYQSFFTSLDRRPEVYEQRRGLQMLTIAGDSQYLRQPEIIDILQYDISMGQFR; from the coding sequence ATGCGTCTTGAGCAAGAAACGAAACGATTAGTAGAACGATTTGCTTCAGAGCCAGGGATCGAATCCGAAGAATTCGACTGTAAATCGAAGGAGATAATTGAGAGTTCGAACGGTAGAAAAAAACTCGTAAAGGTGCTCTCAGCGATGGCTAACCAAAACGGAGGAATGGTGGTTATTGGCGTTAGGAAAGTATCGAACAATAACCTGCTTATTCAGGGGTTCTCAGTTGATTCAGAGGTTGTTCAACACATTACCCACTCCGCACTCGAATACACAATTCCACCTATCTCTAACTTATTAGATATCAATTTTATTGAGTATTCGGGTAAACGTCTCCTTCGTATTGACGTGGGTAAAGCTCGAGAGAAACCCGTCCAATTCAAAGAAAACGGGGATTATGTTCCTTGGATTCGCGTTGGAGATGGGATGGATGAAATGACTAGCGACCAGATTCTGGCATTCTTCCAAGCTCGTGAACGCGAGGAATACAGTTTGTTCTCCTCTGAAATCGAACATCGCGTTAACGTCAAGCTCGATATCGATTTACAAGAAGATGTACCCTCGCTTCAGTCTCCTTCAAATTGGTTGATTACAACATCGGAGGGGCCGTCAATGGTCGTCTTTGGAGAAGCAGGCCTCTCTCACGACTTCGGAAAGTCTGTCCTCTATCACGTAGAGGAGCAAGTTCACGCATCATCTCCTGAGGAAATATCGGAAATATTTGATGTGCTGGAACAAACCACCGGTATTAGCCTGCTTCCTTCACGAGTAGGCTACGCAATTAAACTGGGCGACCGCCAAGTGATAGGTCGAGGGCATCGCTGGTTCGTTGAGGACTTGGAAAAAATCGCTGATACAATAGAGCTGTTAGAAGCGTCTCACGGAGAAGAACCCATCTCCGATGTCTCTAGTAACCCATCTCCTACTGCGGTAGCCTATGTGAGTTGTGCTGCAGGTATCTTTTGGATCGAAACCCAATGGCAAGGAGACCAGTTTTCAAAAACAAAATGTGGTTTTGTGTTTACTGACATTCCATTTGACGATAGTGGCTACCAATCGTTCTTTACAAGCCTAGACAGGCGGCCCGAGGTGTATGAACAACGTCGAGGTTTACAAATGCTTACAATAGCAGGCGATTCCCAATATCTCAGACAACCTGAAATCATTGATATCTTGCAATATGATATCAGTATGGGACAATTCCGGTAG
- a CDS encoding SDR family NAD(P)-dependent oxidoreductase produces the protein MTGGSGAIGRAVAPTLARVGFDVTVAYHRDEAGAKAAAEAVREHGQRATIVQADIRDTEEAAALVEQAATLGPVAVVVNGAGAVNPGPVEEAPDSIGNVLAVNVEGAINVTTPAIKLLRENDGSVVNISSVAAVHGTVDTTYATAKAGLLGFTRSLAREVGPDGVRVNAVAPGPVDTPMNDTITDSLEDRRFRGHHTVDTLLDRYEATPEEVASAVRFLATHEFITGEILHVDGGMSLS, from the coding sequence GTGACCGGTGGCTCGGGTGCGATCGGGCGTGCGGTTGCTCCGACGCTCGCCCGGGTGGGGTTCGATGTCACTGTCGCATACCATCGAGACGAAGCGGGAGCGAAAGCGGCTGCCGAAGCGGTCCGAGAGCACGGTCAGCGAGCGACGATCGTCCAGGCCGATATCCGCGATACCGAAGAGGCGGCTGCACTCGTCGAACAAGCAGCCACCTTAGGGCCGGTCGCCGTCGTGGTCAACGGCGCGGGGGCCGTCAATCCCGGGCCGGTTGAGGAGGCACCCGATAGCATCGGGAACGTGCTCGCAGTTAACGTGGAGGGCGCGATCAACGTCACGACACCGGCGATCAAATTGCTTCGAGAGAACGATGGAAGCGTGGTCAACATCAGCAGTGTCGCGGCGGTCCACGGTACCGTCGATACGACCTACGCGACCGCGAAAGCGGGCCTGCTAGGATTTACGAGATCGCTCGCGCGGGAAGTCGGCCCAGATGGCGTCCGCGTCAACGCCGTCGCACCCGGACCGGTAGACACCCCGATGAACGACACGATCACCGATTCGCTCGAGGACCGTCGGTTTCGTGGCCACCACACCGTTGATACGCTCCTCGATCGGTATGAGGCGACGCCGGAGGAGGTCGCATCCGCAGTGCGGTTTCTCGCGACCCACGAGTTCATCACCGGCGAAATATTGCATGTCGACGGCGGGATGTCGCTCAGTTGA